From Lolium perenne isolate Kyuss_39 chromosome 5, Kyuss_2.0, whole genome shotgun sequence, a single genomic window includes:
- the LOC127304768 gene encoding uncharacterized protein yields the protein MVEHGKAVLTRACQRLTRQQWYNQKHTCIGHFKAEQGMRVKKADNIRNDPQLTKEDYLRVMPLWCENKEDAFEALVARWVGEDADFNAKSARNKANRGTGGTHSAGSRITERYRKHKEAELGEPLTEVGGWQKMKLKQPDLSQPQPSLPEYFGYAEEELDKYCSAFKGLHPEVDDPIEQETDLTAIMVAGRGAEHGRTKLLSGVIKPQRTLTQIRSTLTAGDPPIAPPRHRRTDANFEAAYAATYEKYLTVVAEWDLKRAAWEEYQEATSRALRTFFQTGERIALPEEEPPRPGPTPVCPSREAFAATYYARTPGTGSSRNRPSPDSSREGTPMHPGRHSPGASGFSPAGDGSGHGSTSVHLDKSRTHEWTSTELGWFP from the exons ATGGTTGAGCACGGGAAGGCGGTACTGACTAGGGCTTGTCAGAGGTTGACAAGGCAACAGTGGTACAATCAGAAGCATACCTGCATCGGGCACTTCAAGGCTGAGCAGGGCATGAGGGTCAAGAAAGCTGACAATATCAGGAACGATCCTCAGCTGACGAAGGAAGATTACTTGAGG GTTATGCCCCTATGGTGCGAGAATAAGGAAGACGCATTTGAGGCCTTGGTAGCGAGGTGGGTTGGCGAAGACGCCGACTTCAACGCCAAGAGCGCGCGCAACAAGGCAAACCGTGGCACCGGAGGAACACACAGTGCAGGAAGCCGCATCACTGAGCGCTACAGGAAGCACaag GAGGCGGAACTCGGGGAGCCTCTCACCGAGGTGGGAGGGtggcagaagatgaagctgaagcaGCCTGATCTGAgccagcctcagccctcgctgcCCGAGTACTTCGGCTATGCCGAAGAGGAGTTGGACAAGTACTGCTCGGCGTTCAAGGGTCTTCATCCAgaggtggatgatcctattgAGCAGGAGACCGACTTGACAGCGATTATGGTGGCGGGGCGCGGCGCGGAGCATGGCCGTACGAAGCTTCTTAGTGGTGTGATCAAGCCGCAGAGGACCCTCACGCAGATCAGGTCTACCCTCACCGCCGGCGACCCACCGATCGCGCCTCCTCGACACCGTCGTACCGAT GCTAACTTTGAGGCCGCCTACGCTGCCACTTATGAGAAGTATTTGACGGTTGTAGCAGAGTGGGACCTCAAGAGAGCGGCTTGGGAAGAGTATCAGGAGGCGACGAGTCGT gcgcTCAGGACGTTCTTCCAGACTGGAGAGAGGATCGCACTTCCGGAAGAGGAGCCACCTAGGCCGGGGCCGACTCCAGTGTGCCCATCGAGGGAAGCTTTCGCGGCCACATACTACGCACGAACTCCG GGCACGGGAAGTTCGCGGAACCGACCCTCTCCTGATTCGTCGCGCGAGGGCACACCGATGCACCCCGGCCGCCATTCTCCCGGTGCTTCAGGGTTTTCACCTGCTGGCGATGGTTCAGGCCATGGTTCTACCTCGGTCCACCTCGACAAAAGCCGGACGCATGAATGGACGAGTACGGAACTTGGTTGGTTCCCCTGA
- the LOC127299681 gene encoding uncharacterized protein, which yields MASGQQQQQARRNGGKAVQVLDGSDIRELVENKVEFAKFVENKFRHLDRDGDGRLSVRELQPAVADIGAAIGLPARGSSAQADHIYSEVLNEFTHGKQDSVSKQEFQVVLSDILLGMAAGLQRDPIVILRMNGEDLNEFIDSSTYETEAVAIFSQVQSGNASLRQCLAAALRQLTVDQGMPPVSDSLVVENIIEPATQQLSADQLDGPASQEAFFQEFRKYLGIIARRLQERPVIVAHSENTFDGTGVKKVLSNKAEFDKLLDSMWGDVPKEHKDRTSKKYIRVAFDRMAASVNLPPYGAVDQVDAVVNEAFKMVNAEDGKPVDEAEFKKLLTEVLGAVMLQLDGKTISVSSNTVLHEPMSTPSSLLSPSPPSPMVSSPSE from the exons ATGGCGAGcggccagcagcagcagcaggcgaGGAGGAACGGCGGCAAGGCCGTGCAGGTGCTGGACGGGTCGGACATCCGCGAGCTGGTGGAGAACAAGGTTGAGTTCGCCAAGTTCGTCGAGAACAAGTTCCGCCACCTCGACCGCGACGGCGACGGGAGGCTGTCGGTGAGGGAGCTGCAGCCGGCCGTCGCGGACATCGGCGCCGCCATCGGGCTGCCGGCCAGAGGCTCGTCGGCCCAGGCGGACCACATCTACTCTGAG GTTCTGAACGAATTCACCCACGGGAAGCAAGACTCGGTGAGCAAGCAGGAATTTCAGGTGGTGCTGTCCGACATACTGCTCGGCATGGCAGCCGGGCTGCAGAGGGACCCGATCGTTATCCTGAGGATGAACGGGGAAGACCTGAACGAGTTCATCGATAGCTCCACATACGAGACGGAGGCGGTCGCCATATTCTCGCAAGTCCAGTCTGGGAACGCCTCGCTGCGGCAATGCTTGGCAGCTGCCCTTCGACAGCTCACCGTCGACCAGGGCATGCCGCCGGTCTCCGACTCTCTG GTTGTGGAAAACATCATAGAACCTGCAACGCAGCAGCTGTCGGCGGATCAGCTTGACGGGCCAGCATCGCAGGAGGCGTTCTTCCAGGAGTTCAGGAAGTACCTGGGGATCATCGCCCGTCGCCTCCAGGAGCGCCCTGTGATCGTCGCGCACAGCGAGAACACCTTTGATGGGACCGGCGTCAAGAAGGTATTGTCGAACAAGGCCGAATTCGACAAG CTGTTGGATTCTATGTGGGGAGACGTACCCAAGGAACACAAGGATAGAACATCGAAGAAGTACATTCGTGTCGCTTTTGACAGGATGGCCGCTTCGGTAAATCTTCCACCGTATGGAGCTGTTGATCAG GTGGATGCCGTGGTGAATGAGGCGTTCAAGATGGTGAACGCCGAAGACGGGAAGCCGGTCGACGAGGCCGAGTTCAAGAAGCTGCTCACCGAGGTCCTCGGGGCGGTGATGCTCCAGCTAGACGGCAAGACGATCTCCGTCTCCTCCAACACCGTCCTCCATGAGCCCATGTCCACTCCGTCCAGCTTGTTATCGCCATCGCCCCCGTCGCCCATGGTGTCATCGCCAAGCGAATAG